The following coding sequences are from one Chthonomonadales bacterium window:
- the ispE gene encoding 4-(cytidine 5'-diphospho)-2-C-methyl-D-erythritol kinase, translating to MRDTITLSCFAKVNYTLDVLSRRPDGYHSLASVMQTVSLCDELRLERAGTPGIVLECGAPGVPTDETNLAWRAVDVALRAAGRREGVRILLRKRIPAQAGLGGGSSDAAAALAGVDALLDLQLGAERLRSLAAGLGSDVPYFLVGGTAAVRGRGEAVTALPDGPPLWFVIARQGVGVPTAWAYRALDERPGRISARATRHMEALVRDGDAARITARMTNDFEQVVMEEHPAVAALLDDIVMARARNARLCGSGSAVFGVALTESEAEEVARVVRLRYLDVWVCRAVAASEARQRARLAD from the coding sequence GTGCGCGACACCATCACGCTATCCTGCTTCGCCAAGGTGAACTACACGCTGGACGTGCTGAGTCGCAGGCCTGACGGCTACCACAGCCTGGCCTCCGTTATGCAGACCGTCTCGCTCTGCGACGAGTTGCGGCTCGAGCGGGCCGGCACGCCGGGCATCGTCCTTGAGTGCGGCGCGCCCGGCGTGCCCACGGACGAGACGAACCTGGCCTGGCGGGCGGTTGACGTTGCGCTCCGCGCCGCCGGTCGCCGGGAGGGCGTGCGGATCCTCCTGCGGAAGCGCATCCCGGCCCAGGCGGGCCTGGGAGGCGGAAGCTCGGACGCGGCGGCCGCGCTCGCCGGCGTGGACGCCCTGCTCGACCTTCAACTCGGCGCGGAACGACTTCGCTCCCTGGCCGCTGGCCTCGGCTCCGACGTGCCCTACTTCCTGGTTGGCGGGACGGCCGCGGTGCGAGGCCGCGGCGAGGCGGTGACCGCGCTGCCGGACGGCCCGCCCCTCTGGTTCGTCATCGCGCGGCAGGGGGTCGGCGTACCCACAGCGTGGGCCTACCGCGCGCTGGACGAGCGGCCCGGCCGCATCTCCGCGCGCGCGACGCGCCACATGGAGGCGCTCGTTCGAGATGGCGACGCGGCTCGGATCACGGCGCGTATGACCAACGACTTCGAGCAGGTCGTGATGGAGGAGCACCCGGCCGTCGCGGCACTGCTCGACGACATCGTGATGGCGCGGGCACGCAACGCGCGGCTGTGCGGCAGCGGCTCGGCGGTGTTCGGCGTTGCTCTCACGGAGAGCGAGGCGGAGGAGGTGGCGCGCGTGGTGCGGCTCCGGTACCTTGATGTATGGGTCTGCCGAGCGGTAGCGGCCAGCGAGGCGCGGCAGCGCGCGCGGCTGGCGGATTGA
- a CDS encoding nucleotidyltransferase family protein — MSATEMVPAVILAGGPARGAPGADGRPAHRALTPVNGRPMLCWVLDALAGAGSVSGVTVVGQAPAEAACARVPDQGGFVDNLFAGLQAAGPGEVVAVATCDIPFLTPEAVDDLVRRGLALGADIVYPIVAVERCQARFPGVPRTSLRLREGRFTGGNVTLLRRGFVDAQRGRIEAAYAARKSPGRLAAMLGAGVTLRLAATLALRRPLLGLADLEVAISRQVGGRARALISDYAELATDLDRPADIAAMRERESGAPG, encoded by the coding sequence TTGAGCGCGACGGAGATGGTGCCGGCGGTCATCCTGGCCGGTGGCCCCGCGCGCGGGGCGCCGGGCGCCGACGGCCGGCCCGCGCACCGCGCCCTCACGCCCGTGAACGGGCGTCCGATGCTCTGCTGGGTGCTCGACGCCCTGGCCGGCGCCGGCTCGGTGAGCGGCGTCACGGTGGTGGGCCAGGCGCCGGCCGAAGCGGCCTGCGCGCGCGTGCCGGACCAGGGCGGCTTTGTCGATAACCTGTTCGCCGGCCTCCAGGCCGCCGGGCCGGGCGAGGTGGTGGCCGTCGCGACGTGCGACATCCCGTTCCTCACACCGGAGGCCGTCGACGATCTTGTGCGGCGCGGGTTGGCCCTCGGGGCCGACATCGTCTACCCGATCGTGGCGGTGGAGCGCTGCCAGGCCCGCTTCCCCGGTGTTCCGCGAACGTCGCTGCGGCTTCGCGAAGGCCGCTTCACCGGCGGCAACGTGACCCTCCTCCGCCGTGGCTTCGTGGATGCTCAGCGCGGGCGAATCGAGGCAGCCTACGCGGCGCGCAAGAGCCCCGGCCGCCTGGCGGCGATGCTGGGCGCGGGCGTCACGCTGCGCCTTGCGGCGACGCTCGCGCTGAGGCGCCCGCTGCTGGGGCTGGCCGACCTGGAGGTGGCCATCTCACGCCAGGTCGGCGGCCGGGCGCGCGCGCTGATCAGCGACTACGCGGAGCTGGCCACCGACCTGGACCGGCCAGCCGACATCGCCGCGATGCGGGAGCGGGAGAGCGGCGCTCCGGGCTGA
- the aroF gene encoding 3-deoxy-7-phosphoheptulonate synthase — translation MIILMHTDASPAQVEAVIEAISARGLRPVTLPGGDHTAVGVASAIEPEERQGLANHLMALPGVANVVHVSRPYKLASREFHTASSLARVGRLAFGGSDCVVIAGPCAVESREQILAAARAVKEAGATLLRGGAFKPRTSPYSFQGLQRVGLELLREAREEVGIGTVTEVIDPHDVEPVTGYVDMLQIGARNMQNYPLLIAAGRSGHPVLLKRGPGATLDEFLFAAEYVLNQGNENVVLCERGVHPLDRTYMRNTLDLNAVPILKEITHLPVIVDPSHGIGNARYVGAMSLAAVAAGADGLIVEVHPSPREALSDGQQSLSPEAFARLMSSLRRVAAAVDRGVAAPLP, via the coding sequence ATGATCATCCTGATGCACACCGACGCCTCGCCGGCGCAGGTCGAGGCCGTGATCGAGGCCATATCGGCCCGCGGCCTACGCCCCGTCACGCTGCCCGGCGGCGACCACACCGCCGTGGGAGTCGCCAGCGCGATCGAGCCGGAGGAGCGACAGGGACTCGCCAACCACCTCATGGCGCTGCCCGGCGTCGCCAACGTGGTCCACGTCAGCCGACCCTACAAGCTCGCCTCGCGCGAGTTCCACACGGCCTCCAGCCTTGCGCGAGTCGGCCGCCTCGCCTTCGGAGGCAGCGACTGCGTGGTGATCGCCGGACCGTGCGCCGTGGAGAGCCGCGAGCAGATCCTGGCGGCGGCGCGCGCGGTCAAGGAGGCCGGCGCGACGCTGCTTCGCGGCGGGGCCTTCAAGCCGCGAACCTCCCCCTACTCGTTTCAGGGCCTGCAGCGCGTGGGTCTCGAACTCCTGCGCGAGGCGCGCGAGGAGGTGGGGATCGGCACGGTGACCGAGGTGATCGACCCGCATGACGTGGAGCCGGTGACCGGGTACGTCGACATGCTGCAGATCGGCGCGCGGAACATGCAGAACTACCCGCTGCTCATCGCGGCGGGCCGCTCGGGCCACCCCGTGCTGCTGAAGCGTGGGCCCGGCGCCACGCTGGACGAGTTTCTGTTCGCGGCCGAGTACGTCTTGAACCAGGGCAACGAGAACGTGGTGCTCTGCGAGCGCGGTGTTCACCCGCTCGACCGCACCTACATGCGCAACACCCTGGACCTCAACGCCGTGCCGATCCTCAAGGAGATCACCCATCTGCCGGTCATCGTGGACCCGAGCCACGGCATCGGCAACGCGCGCTACGTGGGGGCCATGTCGCTCGCGGCGGTCGCCGCCGGGGCCGATGGCCTCATCGTCGAGGTACACCCCTCCCCGCGCGAGGCCCTCTCCGACGGCCAGCAGTCGCTCTCCCCCGAGGCGTTCGCCCGCCTCATGTCCTCGCTGCGGCGCGTCGCGGCCGCCGTTGACCGCGGGGTCGCCGCGCCCCTACCGTAG